Proteins encoded by one window of uncultured Draconibacterium sp.:
- a CDS encoding FAD-linked oxidase C-terminal domain-containing protein gives MTTPEKFNQLKSQLEGDLFFDNIQRVLYSTDASQYKEMPLAVTKPKNKADIKKIIAFARENNTNIIPRGAGTSLAGQVVGNGIVVDVSKYMNRIIEFNKNENYVIVEPGVVLAELNLFLAEHGMQFGPETSTANRCVIGGMLGNNSCGLHSLVYGSVREHVLEIDALLSDGSETTFKELSKKEFQEKLNGNSNQQEKAIYQNINNLLSDNQNKEEIRKNFPEPKLTRRNMGYAIDELMYADPFTESGVKFNFCKLLAGSEGTLAFSTRIKLNVIPLPPKFKGLVCAHFETLEESLLANLIALKYKPTAIELMDDPVMQAAKQNIEQAKNRFFVKGDPGAMLMIEFSFETEKELTDTAAALKKELQEAKLGYHYPLVTGTDKIKRVWSLRTAGLGLLANIPGDRKGVPGIEDTAVHPEYLPDYVADIKVVLKKLGLDSVFYAHIATGEIHFRPLINFKDPKDVELFNTLMNEVAALVKKYRGSMSGEHGDGRARGKFIPFMLGDKCYEMVKSVKKAWDPDNIFNPGKIVDTPPITESLRVIPGKAIPETDTYFDFTKNKGYFRSIEKCSGSGDCRKSEVIGGTLCPTFMATRDEDKSTRGRANILREFLYNNEKKDLFDHQEIYDILSLCISCKACKSECPSNVDMAKLKAEFLQNYYDLHGVPMRSRLIGYLPRLNKLAMAFRPISNFLMSTSLLKSSIGFSTKRTLPALSKITLNRWVENGTPKPEQETKGKIYLFNDEFTNYNESDIGIKAILLLTKLGYEVKIPQTKESGRTFLSKGMVRTSKKVATENINLLKDIITDEIPLVGIEPSAILAFRDEYPELVEKDLQPAAEKLAKNALLFEEFIAAEIEKGNITEADFTSEEQHILLHGHCQQKAVASTEPSKKMLSLPKNYFVKEIPSGCCGMAGSFGYEKEHYELSMQIGELVLFPAVRKAKDDYIISAPGTSCRHHIKDGTGKIALHPVEILYAALV, from the coding sequence ATGACAACACCTGAAAAATTCAACCAACTAAAATCCCAACTCGAGGGCGATCTTTTTTTCGATAATATTCAGCGGGTACTTTATTCCACCGATGCATCGCAATACAAAGAAATGCCGCTGGCCGTTACCAAGCCCAAAAACAAAGCGGATATAAAAAAAATTATTGCTTTTGCACGCGAGAACAATACTAATATTATTCCTCGTGGTGCAGGTACTTCTTTGGCCGGGCAAGTGGTCGGAAATGGAATTGTAGTTGATGTTTCAAAATATATGAACAGGATCATAGAGTTCAACAAAAATGAAAACTATGTAATTGTTGAACCAGGTGTTGTTTTGGCAGAGTTGAACCTTTTTTTGGCTGAACATGGGATGCAATTCGGGCCGGAAACTTCAACCGCCAATCGCTGTGTTATTGGTGGTATGCTGGGAAATAATTCGTGTGGACTGCATTCCTTAGTATACGGTAGTGTGCGTGAACACGTATTGGAAATTGATGCCCTGTTAAGCGACGGTTCTGAAACCACATTTAAGGAATTAAGCAAGAAAGAATTTCAGGAAAAATTGAATGGCAATTCCAATCAACAGGAAAAAGCCATTTATCAGAATATCAACAATCTGCTTTCCGATAATCAAAACAAGGAAGAGATTCGAAAAAACTTTCCCGAGCCCAAATTAACCCGCCGGAATATGGGTTACGCAATCGATGAATTGATGTATGCCGATCCGTTTACTGAAAGCGGTGTAAAATTTAATTTCTGTAAATTATTGGCAGGTTCAGAGGGAACTCTGGCTTTCTCAACCAGAATTAAGTTGAATGTTATTCCACTGCCTCCAAAGTTTAAAGGATTGGTATGCGCACATTTTGAAACATTGGAAGAATCGCTGCTTGCGAACCTGATTGCCTTAAAATACAAACCAACGGCCATTGAATTAATGGACGATCCGGTAATGCAGGCTGCCAAACAAAACATTGAGCAGGCGAAAAACCGCTTTTTTGTAAAGGGCGATCCGGGAGCGATGCTTATGATTGAATTTTCGTTTGAAACCGAAAAAGAATTAACCGACACAGCCGCTGCACTCAAAAAAGAACTGCAGGAAGCCAAGTTGGGATACCATTATCCACTGGTAACCGGTACCGATAAAATAAAACGCGTTTGGTCGTTACGAACAGCAGGACTCGGATTACTGGCTAACATTCCGGGCGACAGAAAAGGAGTACCTGGAATTGAAGATACTGCGGTGCATCCGGAATACCTGCCCGATTATGTAGCCGACATAAAAGTGGTATTGAAAAAACTTGGCTTAGACAGCGTTTTTTATGCCCACATTGCAACCGGCGAAATTCACTTCCGTCCGCTAATTAATTTTAAAGATCCAAAAGATGTTGAGCTTTTTAACACCCTAATGAATGAAGTTGCAGCGTTGGTAAAAAAATACCGGGGATCGATGAGTGGCGAACACGGCGATGGGCGTGCGCGTGGCAAATTTATTCCGTTTATGCTTGGCGACAAGTGCTACGAAATGGTAAAATCGGTGAAAAAAGCCTGGGATCCGGATAACATTTTTAATCCCGGAAAAATTGTTGATACACCACCCATTACCGAAAGTTTGCGGGTAATACCGGGCAAAGCGATTCCCGAAACAGATACCTATTTTGATTTCACGAAAAACAAAGGCTATTTCCGCAGCATTGAAAAATGTAGCGGATCGGGCGATTGCCGAAAAAGTGAAGTGATTGGCGGTACCCTCTGCCCTACTTTTATGGCAACCCGCGACGAGGACAAAAGTACCCGCGGACGTGCAAATATTCTTCGTGAGTTTTTGTACAACAATGAGAAGAAAGACCTTTTCGACCACCAGGAGATTTACGATATTTTAAGTCTTTGTATTTCTTGCAAAGCATGTAAAAGCGAGTGTCCGAGCAATGTCGACATGGCCAAATTAAAAGCCGAGTTTCTGCAGAATTATTACGATTTGCACGGTGTTCCTATGCGTTCGCGCTTAATTGGCTACCTGCCGCGTTTAAACAAACTGGCAATGGCTTTCCGTCCAATATCTAATTTTTTAATGAGCACTTCACTATTGAAAAGTTCAATTGGATTCTCAACCAAACGTACACTTCCGGCACTGTCGAAAATTACCTTAAACCGCTGGGTTGAAAACGGCACACCAAAACCGGAACAAGAGACGAAAGGCAAAATTTATCTATTTAACGATGAGTTTACCAATTATAACGAAAGCGATATTGGCATAAAAGCCATTCTGCTCCTAACCAAATTAGGTTACGAAGTTAAAATTCCGCAAACCAAAGAAAGCGGACGCACTTTCCTTTCGAAAGGAATGGTGCGCACTTCGAAGAAAGTTGCCACAGAAAATATAAATCTGTTAAAAGATATTATCACAGACGAAATACCGCTGGTTGGAATCGAACCTTCAGCCATTCTGGCTTTCCGTGATGAATACCCGGAATTGGTAGAAAAAGACCTGCAACCCGCTGCCGAAAAGCTGGCAAAAAATGCACTGCTTTTTGAAGAATTTATTGCCGCAGAAATAGAAAAAGGAAATATTACAGAAGCAGATTTTACCTCCGAAGAACAACACATTTTATTACACGGACATTGCCAGCAAAAAGCTGTGGCATCAACCGAACCTTCAAAGAAAATGTTGTCGCTGCCCAAAAACTATTTTGTAAAAGAAATTCCATCAGGTTGCTGCGGAATGGCCGGCTCGTTTGGTTACGAAAAAGAACATTACGAGTTATCGATGCAAATTGGTGAGTTGGTGCTTTTTCCGGCAGTGCGCAAGGCTAAAGACGATTATATAATTTCTGCACCTGGAACTTCGTGCCGCCATCATATAAAAGATGGAACAGGAAAAATTGCTTTGCATCCGGTTGAAATTTTGTATGCGGCATTGGTGTAA
- a CDS encoding class I SAM-dependent methyltransferase yields the protein MNNFWNERYSATEYAYGEVPNDFIRQQLPRIKPGKILFPAEGEGRNSVFAATLGWDVTAFDPSIEGRKKALSLAIKHNTKIQYLVSDFNTASFENDYFDCICLTYAHMPSTMREQVHNKLSTFLKPGGKLILEGFSKDQIKRNSGGPKNIDMLFDDKELENDFCNFNSLHIEKTEVILNEGPYHQGIASVIRLIGVK from the coding sequence ATGAACAACTTTTGGAACGAAAGATATAGTGCAACAGAATATGCTTACGGGGAGGTACCGAATGATTTTATACGTCAGCAACTTCCTAGAATTAAGCCGGGTAAAATTTTATTCCCAGCTGAAGGAGAAGGAAGAAACTCAGTTTTTGCTGCTACTTTAGGATGGGATGTCACAGCATTCGACCCGAGTATAGAAGGCAGAAAAAAAGCTTTGTCACTTGCTATTAAACATAACACAAAAATCCAATACCTTGTATCGGACTTCAATACTGCCTCATTCGAAAACGATTACTTTGACTGTATTTGCCTGACGTATGCCCATATGCCTTCTACCATGCGAGAACAAGTACACAACAAACTTTCAACATTCTTAAAACCAGGGGGAAAGCTTATTCTTGAAGGTTTTTCAAAAGATCAGATTAAGCGAAACAGCGGTGGTCCGAAAAATATCGACATGTTATTTGACGATAAAGAGTTGGAAAATGATTTTTGTAATTTTAATTCACTTCATATAGAAAAGACAGAAGTTATTCTCAATGAAGGTCCTTATCATCAGGGGATTGCATCAGTAATTCGACTAATAGGGGTGAAATAA
- the rho gene encoding transcription termination factor Rho — protein MYDILELNKKLVPELKEIAKELKIKRVESYKKQDLIYKILDTQAVLEAEKKGPKNAPKEDKGVLGIRKKQNEQKDSVQDEPRRSKRPRQRVETVKREKVGSGPKKKQADKNDDNAQSRQEQIKAIIKGFNREKAPEESNQQNAEKAAKPIEEKAAPQQHQMQQKAPEKRQEQQKPIVKAPQQKEQQHRGGQQKEQQHRGGQQKDQQQRSGQQKNQQNQQNQQRQQNQQQGNRQKSRQFEFEGIITNTGVLEILQDGYGFLRSSDYNYLNSPDDIYVSQSQIKLFGLKTGDTVKGTVRPPKEGEKYFPLIKVLEINGRSPEFIRDRVPFDHLTPLFPDEKFNLTGNGHDNISTRVVDMFAPIGKGQRGLIVAQPKTGKTVLLKEIANAIAANHPEVYMIVLLIDERPEEVTDMARSVHAEVIASTFDEPADKHVKVANIVLEKAKRLTECGHDVVILLDSITRLARAYNTVQPASGKVLSGGVDANALHKPKRFFGAARNIEEGGSLTIMATALTETGSKMDEVIFEEFKGTGNMELQLDRKLSNKRIFPSVDIPTSSTRREDLLFSKDVLDKLWILRNYLGDMNSLEAMEFMKTRLMRTRSVEEFLASMNDG, from the coding sequence ATGTATGATATTTTAGAACTGAACAAGAAACTTGTTCCTGAATTAAAAGAGATCGCTAAAGAGCTCAAAATTAAACGTGTAGAATCCTACAAGAAACAGGATCTCATTTATAAAATACTCGATACCCAAGCTGTTCTTGAAGCAGAAAAGAAAGGCCCAAAGAATGCACCAAAAGAAGACAAAGGAGTTTTGGGTATTCGAAAAAAACAAAACGAACAAAAAGATTCCGTCCAGGATGAACCACGCCGCTCAAAAAGACCACGTCAAAGGGTGGAAACGGTAAAGCGTGAAAAAGTAGGATCTGGTCCGAAAAAGAAACAAGCTGATAAAAACGACGATAATGCTCAATCTCGTCAAGAGCAAATCAAGGCTATTATAAAAGGATTCAACAGAGAAAAAGCTCCTGAAGAATCGAATCAACAAAATGCTGAAAAAGCTGCAAAACCAATAGAAGAAAAAGCTGCTCCGCAACAACATCAAATGCAACAAAAAGCTCCGGAGAAAAGACAAGAGCAACAAAAACCAATCGTAAAAGCTCCGCAGCAAAAAGAACAGCAGCATCGCGGTGGTCAGCAAAAAGAACAGCAGCATCGTGGTGGTCAGCAAAAAGACCAGCAACAACGTAGTGGTCAGCAAAAAAATCAGCAGAATCAACAAAATCAGCAAAGACAACAAAACCAACAACAGGGAAATCGTCAAAAATCACGTCAATTTGAATTTGAAGGTATTATTACAAATACCGGCGTGTTAGAGATTTTGCAGGATGGTTACGGATTCTTACGTTCTTCTGATTACAATTACTTGAATTCACCTGACGATATTTATGTATCGCAGAGTCAGATAAAATTATTTGGATTAAAAACAGGCGACACTGTTAAAGGAACTGTTCGTCCGCCAAAAGAAGGTGAAAAGTATTTCCCGTTAATAAAGGTGCTGGAAATTAACGGACGCAGCCCCGAATTTATTCGCGACCGCGTACCATTTGATCACCTGACGCCTTTATTTCCTGACGAAAAATTTAACCTGACAGGAAATGGTCACGACAACATTTCGACACGAGTTGTAGATATGTTTGCACCAATTGGTAAAGGACAACGTGGTTTGATTGTTGCACAGCCAAAAACCGGTAAAACGGTATTGCTGAAAGAAATTGCTAATGCAATAGCAGCCAACCACCCTGAAGTTTACATGATCGTATTATTGATCGACGAACGTCCTGAAGAGGTTACCGATATGGCACGCAGCGTACATGCCGAAGTAATTGCATCAACTTTTGATGAACCGGCAGACAAGCACGTTAAAGTGGCAAACATTGTATTGGAAAAAGCAAAACGTTTAACCGAATGTGGTCACGATGTAGTTATCCTGCTCGACTCGATTACTCGTTTGGCACGTGCTTATAACACGGTTCAGCCGGCATCGGGTAAAGTACTTTCGGGTGGTGTTGATGCCAATGCTTTACATAAACCAAAACGTTTCTTTGGTGCTGCACGAAACATTGAAGAAGGTGGTTCATTAACCATTATGGCTACAGCACTTACCGAGACCGGATCGAAAATGGATGAAGTTATTTTCGAAGAATTTAAAGGTACAGGTAACATGGAATTACAACTCGACAGGAAATTATCGAACAAACGTATTTTCCCTTCTGTGGATATTCCAACATCGAGTACCCGTCGCGAAGACCTTTTATTCTCGAAAGATGTTCTCGACAAACTATGGATATTACGCAACTACCTTGGAGATATGAATTCGTTGGAAGCAATGGAGTTTATGAAAACAAGACTGATGCGGACCAGAAGTGTGGAAGAATTCCTGGCTTCGATGAACGATGGATAG
- a CDS encoding peptidase U32 family protein yields MMQKPELLLPVGNPESFYAALQGGADAVYLGLKQFNARGRAKNFTNGQLITILKEAKKKNVQVYITLNTVIKNTEIPELLDYLNFLNQAGVNGVIIQDWGVFYIARTYFPNLVLHASTQMGIHNSTGANYAQKKGIERVVLARELTLHELTKICKKSKVETEVFIHGALCYSFSGMCLYSSYAGGRGANRGLCTQPCRRTYTSTNTKQFLFNLKDNQLIDLVSRFQKMGVSSLKVEGRMKSGEYTYRVAQAYRTALDEPLQLEKAKERLLLDFGREKTAYFMGKDVKTAVAEKTVAGVFLGKVKNVQGAYINVSSQMKIEPGFRLRFHIPNTEKQETIKVREVVEENGGYKIHAAGKQVKPNSEVYLAGISDVKFPSKLDDARTHFKQLNYGQKQKIISALQTKHTARKEEFYFRINSMEWLKKMNLNEMDGLFLAFSKITWSRFDPQVPFIQKFKDKIYVELPKFIQQDANQYYRELVSRMVKGGIRNFVISHLSQIDLIPPKCRIVTNDNVYVFNDAAAKFYKKEGVSLFAYPQEIDFETLFSLSHKDGIVPVYFYPELFHSRMPIAMKNGDDKLVDDMNIKLQRFRRNGITSIVPHIPVSISQSKNKLKKNGFYRYLIDLSYEPVSKHRAKTVKSRILRSEQIQPSNSFNFNKGLK; encoded by the coding sequence ATGATGCAAAAACCGGAACTTCTTTTACCCGTTGGAAATCCAGAATCATTTTATGCTGCTTTGCAAGGAGGTGCAGACGCTGTTTATCTGGGATTAAAGCAATTTAATGCACGCGGAAGGGCAAAAAATTTTACGAATGGTCAACTAATTACAATTTTAAAAGAAGCGAAAAAGAAAAACGTTCAGGTTTACATTACATTAAATACGGTAATTAAAAACACTGAGATTCCTGAGTTACTCGATTATTTGAATTTTTTGAATCAAGCAGGTGTAAATGGAGTTATCATCCAGGATTGGGGAGTTTTTTATATCGCACGTACCTATTTCCCAAATTTAGTTTTACACGCCAGTACCCAAATGGGAATCCATAATTCAACCGGTGCTAATTATGCACAAAAAAAAGGGATCGAACGTGTTGTTCTGGCTCGCGAATTAACGTTGCACGAACTCACCAAAATTTGTAAGAAAAGCAAAGTTGAAACCGAAGTATTTATCCATGGTGCGTTGTGTTATTCTTTTTCCGGCATGTGTTTATACAGTAGTTACGCCGGTGGAAGAGGAGCCAACCGCGGACTTTGTACTCAACCTTGCCGGCGAACTTACACCTCCACAAATACAAAACAGTTTCTTTTTAATTTGAAAGACAACCAGTTAATCGATTTGGTATCCCGTTTCCAGAAAATGGGAGTAAGTAGTTTAAAGGTTGAGGGACGCATGAAATCAGGTGAATATACGTATCGGGTGGCACAAGCTTACCGAACAGCTCTTGACGAACCTCTGCAACTGGAGAAAGCAAAAGAACGATTGTTACTTGACTTTGGACGTGAAAAGACAGCCTACTTTATGGGGAAAGATGTTAAAACAGCTGTAGCCGAAAAAACGGTGGCAGGAGTTTTCCTTGGTAAGGTTAAAAATGTTCAAGGCGCATATATTAACGTATCATCTCAGATGAAAATTGAGCCTGGATTTCGTTTGCGTTTTCATATTCCGAACACCGAAAAACAAGAAACAATAAAAGTTCGTGAGGTTGTTGAAGAAAATGGTGGGTATAAAATTCACGCTGCAGGAAAACAGGTAAAACCAAACAGCGAAGTTTATCTGGCAGGAATAAGTGATGTAAAGTTCCCATCAAAGCTCGACGATGCCAGAACACATTTTAAGCAATTAAACTACGGACAGAAGCAAAAAATAATAAGTGCCTTACAAACCAAACATACAGCCAGAAAAGAAGAATTCTATTTTCGCATCAATTCGATGGAATGGCTGAAAAAAATGAACCTGAATGAAATGGATGGTTTGTTTCTTGCTTTTTCAAAGATTACCTGGAGCCGGTTCGATCCGCAGGTGCCTTTTATCCAAAAGTTTAAGGATAAAATTTATGTTGAACTTCCTAAGTTTATTCAACAGGACGCGAATCAGTATTACCGGGAGTTAGTAAGCCGGATGGTTAAAGGCGGAATCAGAAATTTTGTGATTAGCCATTTATCGCAAATTGATCTTATACCGCCCAAATGCCGCATTGTTACTAATGATAATGTTTATGTTTTTAACGATGCTGCTGCCAAATTTTATAAAAAAGAGGGAGTCAGCCTTTTTGCTTATCCACAAGAAATTGATTTTGAAACATTGTTTTCACTGTCGCATAAAGATGGTATCGTACCGGTTTATTTTTATCCTGAGCTTTTCCATTCGAGAATGCCCATAGCAATGAAAAATGGGGATGACAAATTAGTGGATGATATGAATATTAAACTGCAACGTTTTCGCAGAAATGGTATAACATCAATCGTTCCGCACATTCCGGTTTCAATTTCACAATCGAAAAATAAATTGAAAAAGAATGGTTTTTACCGGTATTTAATCGATTTAAGTTACGAACCGGTTTCAAAGCACAGGGCAAAAACTGTAAAAAGCCGTATTCTCCGATCAGAACAAATTCAGCCTTCAAACTCATTTAATTTTAACAAGGGATTAAAATAG
- a CDS encoding amino acid racemase → MKTIGLVGGTGWVSSQEYYKIINETVNQKLGGMTFPRIILNSVNYGDIYTCNQENNRDGVYQIVKQASNTVCNAGADFIALCANTLHFTYERLQNDINVPILHIADTTAKSIKSKKIKKVGLLGTRETMELDFYKKRLAQQEIEVIIPEKQEREFIHNAIMNELLKELFLPETKSKFLGIMNKLIEKGAQGMILGCTEIPLLVKQNDFGHPLFNTLELHAKAIAEFAIDSNSYNC, encoded by the coding sequence ATGAAAACAATAGGATTAGTTGGTGGAACAGGTTGGGTATCATCGCAAGAGTATTACAAAATTATCAACGAAACGGTTAATCAAAAACTTGGAGGAATGACCTTTCCCAGAATCATATTAAATTCAGTAAATTACGGCGACATATACACCTGCAATCAGGAAAACAATCGGGATGGTGTATATCAGATTGTAAAACAGGCTTCCAACACAGTTTGCAATGCAGGTGCCGATTTTATTGCGCTTTGTGCTAACACTCTTCATTTTACATACGAACGCTTACAGAATGATATAAACGTTCCTATTCTGCACATTGCCGATACAACAGCTAAATCTATTAAATCAAAGAAAATCAAAAAAGTTGGGCTTTTAGGAACCCGCGAAACTATGGAACTTGACTTTTACAAGAAACGATTGGCCCAACAGGAAATCGAAGTCATTATTCCGGAAAAACAGGAACGTGAATTTATTCATAACGCCATTATGAATGAATTATTAAAAGAGCTTTTTTTGCCGGAAACCAAAAGCAAGTTTCTGGGAATAATGAATAAGCTAATCGAAAAAGGTGCACAAGGTATGATTCTTGGATGCACAGAAATACCTTTACTTGTTAAGCAGAATGACTTTGGGCATCCACTATTCAATACACTTGAATTGCACGCTAAAGCCATTGCCGAATTTGCCATTGATAGTAACTCATACAATTGTTAA
- a CDS encoding sigma-70 family RNA polymerase sigma factor produces the protein MKQKIKSLNTLYKNIHQEIIDQCREGSQKAQFQLYKLYYKAMYSVSLRIVNDSMEAEDVMQESFLSAFNKIESYKGEVSFGAWLKRIVVNRSLDYLKKRKVQFEEVNERTAQIAEYQMETRDIDAELLKRAIQQLSDGYRVVLSLYLIEGYDHEEISQILGISNSASRTQLLRAKNKLKELLKGKEIFSYN, from the coding sequence TTGAAGCAGAAAATTAAGAGTTTGAATACACTTTATAAAAATATTCACCAGGAGATCATCGATCAATGCAGGGAAGGAAGCCAAAAGGCACAATTCCAGTTGTACAAATTGTATTACAAAGCAATGTACAGTGTAAGCCTGCGGATTGTGAATGACAGTATGGAAGCTGAAGATGTGATGCAGGAATCCTTTTTAAGTGCATTCAACAAAATAGAAAGCTATAAAGGGGAAGTTAGTTTCGGAGCGTGGTTAAAGCGCATTGTGGTGAACCGTTCATTGGATTATTTAAAAAAGAGAAAGGTACAATTTGAAGAGGTAAACGAGCGTACAGCTCAAATTGCCGAGTACCAAATGGAAACACGAGACATTGATGCTGAACTTTTAAAAAGGGCTATTCAGCAACTGTCTGACGGTTACAGGGTGGTTTTAAGCCTTTACCTGATTGAAGGCTACGACCATGAAGAGATTAGCCAGATTCTGGGAATTTCGAATTCGGCTTCGAGAACCCAGTTGCTAAGGGCAAAAAACAAATTAAAAGAGTTATTGAAAGGGAAGGAAATATTTTCATACAATTAA
- a CDS encoding glycosyltransferase family A protein: MLSINIPVYNIEVVELVNVLHQQATGLAVDFEIRVYDDGSDEIFKSLNRTLNIKPNVVYKEMEMNLGRAAIRNTMGADSEYEWLLFIDGDSKVINDNYLKKYLDNLTENRVLCGGTAYSNHKPADPEKLLRWTYGHNREAVSAKARNRSKGFIITSNNFLISASNFRQVHFREELREYGHEDTLLGYDLFCAGVEIYHIDNALEHTGIESAQAFLKKSCMALENLKKIGEELLNGDRTFHRQVNFLRKYKRISFFFPNIIIGNLFRKYRTKLEDNLKGKRPSLFCFDLYKLGYYASIKNR; encoded by the coding sequence ATGCTTTCGATAAATATTCCGGTATATAATATTGAAGTTGTTGAATTGGTAAATGTGCTGCATCAGCAGGCAACAGGTTTGGCTGTTGACTTCGAAATCAGGGTATATGACGACGGGTCGGATGAGATTTTTAAATCGCTGAACAGAACGCTTAATATAAAGCCTAATGTTGTTTACAAGGAAATGGAAATGAACCTCGGCCGAGCTGCAATTCGCAACACAATGGGTGCAGACTCGGAATATGAATGGCTGTTGTTTATCGATGGAGACTCGAAAGTGATTAATGACAACTATTTAAAAAAATATCTCGATAATTTAACCGAAAACCGTGTTTTATGCGGTGGAACGGCTTATTCAAACCATAAACCAGCGGATCCGGAAAAACTGTTGCGCTGGACTTATGGACACAATCGTGAGGCAGTTTCAGCAAAAGCCAGGAACCGGAGCAAAGGATTTATCATTACTTCCAACAATTTCCTGATTTCAGCAAGCAATTTCAGACAAGTTCATTTTAGGGAAGAGTTGCGTGAATACGGGCATGAAGACACTCTTTTAGGTTACGACCTGTTTTGTGCAGGTGTTGAAATATACCATATTGATAATGCGTTGGAACATACCGGGATTGAAAGTGCACAGGCTTTTCTGAAAAAGAGTTGTATGGCACTGGAGAACCTAAAAAAAATAGGAGAGGAGTTACTGAATGGTGACCGCACTTTCCATCGGCAGGTTAATTTTCTTCGTAAATATAAACGAATCAGTTTTTTCTTCCCGAACATTATTATCGGCAACCTTTTTAGAAAATATCGTACCAAGCTGGAAGACAATTTAAAGGGGAAGCGTCCCTCGTTGTTTTGCTTCGATTTGTATAAGCTTGGTTATTATGCAAGCATAAAAAACCGCTGA
- a CDS encoding redoxin domain-containing protein translates to MIRLSFLIPLFFTIQLSAQHYSIKVQLEKASNETVQLAYHYLGKIYGADATTLDEHGVGLFEGDSLLTQGLYKILLDKDHHFDFLVGADQQFTLTNPSFDGKDSEIEGSAESEAFVDYMNFLGELQQKSAALNENYKNANTQEKEKIATQRKALDDEMHNYWDMIDRQFPNSFLYKFITANYVPALDESTLPANIVENDSLLLLAKFNYQREHYWDYFDYTDERYLYTPFFKSKLETWFQKVLYPEYDSVKPYVYSFLDDVQSNKRIFQFATSFFLNSSINSNYMGMDALFVDIARDYYLSGEAFWASEESLEKIRENVLFMKDNLIGKIAPDLTLESFDGEFINLHQIDSKLTALLIYEPNCSHCKVFVPEFYKDVYLPNKDKGLEVYAIYSMDDKEEWAEFLTKYNMFDWLNVWDQDHSSRFKIKYDGRKTPGVYLLDENKRIIGKKMTIEQLKEIISEKLN, encoded by the coding sequence ATGATTCGATTAAGTTTTCTAATTCCTCTATTTTTTACCATACAGCTTTCTGCACAGCACTATTCCATTAAAGTTCAGCTCGAGAAAGCCTCCAATGAAACCGTACAACTTGCTTATCATTACCTGGGAAAAATTTATGGTGCCGACGCTACAACACTTGATGAACATGGCGTTGGTCTGTTTGAAGGAGACAGCCTTTTAACGCAGGGATTATATAAAATACTGCTTGACAAAGATCATCATTTCGACTTTTTAGTAGGTGCTGATCAGCAATTTACATTAACCAATCCTTCTTTTGACGGTAAAGATTCAGAAATTGAAGGATCAGCGGAATCGGAAGCGTTTGTCGACTATATGAATTTTCTTGGAGAATTGCAGCAAAAAAGTGCTGCGTTAAATGAAAACTATAAGAATGCCAACACACAGGAGAAAGAAAAAATAGCAACACAACGCAAAGCACTTGACGACGAAATGCACAACTATTGGGACATGATCGATAGACAATTCCCTAATTCTTTCCTGTATAAATTTATCACAGCCAATTATGTTCCTGCACTCGACGAATCAACATTACCGGCAAACATAGTGGAGAATGATTCCTTACTGCTTCTTGCAAAATTCAATTATCAGCGCGAACATTACTGGGATTATTTCGATTACACGGACGAACGATACTTGTACACTCCTTTTTTTAAATCGAAACTTGAAACCTGGTTTCAAAAAGTTTTATACCCCGAATATGATTCTGTAAAACCATATGTTTACAGTTTTCTTGATGATGTACAATCCAATAAACGTATTTTTCAGTTTGCCACTTCATTCTTTCTGAACAGCAGTATAAACAGTAATTACATGGGAATGGATGCACTGTTTGTTGATATCGCCAGGGATTATTACCTCAGTGGCGAAGCTTTTTGGGCATCGGAAGAATCGCTTGAAAAAATCAGGGAAAATGTTCTATTCATGAAAGATAACCTGATTGGTAAAATTGCCCCCGACCTTACTCTTGAAAGTTTTGACGGAGAATTCATAAACCTGCATCAAATTGATTCAAAATTAACCGCACTTCTGATTTACGAGCCAAATTGCTCGCATTGTAAGGTTTTTGTACCAGAATTTTATAAAGATGTGTACCTGCCCAATAAGGATAAAGGACTTGAAGTTTATGCGATTTATTCGATGGACGATAAAGAAGAGTGGGCAGAGTTTTTAACCAAATACAATATGTTTGACTGGTTAAATGTTTGGGATCAAGATCACAGCTCTCGATTTAAAATTAAATACGATGGCCGGAAAACACCCGGCGTTTACCTTCTTGATGAAAACAAGAGGATAATTGGCAAAAAGATGACCATCGAACAACTGAAAGAGATTATTTCAGAGAAATTGAACTAA